The genomic DNA GGCGAGCAGGTGGGCGGTGGCGAGTTCCTCGAGGGCGGTGCGGGCCCGGCCGGTGGAGAGGTCGGCGATGCGGGCGGCGGCGGTCTCCGAGACGTCGGGACCGGGGTGGACGCTGAGCAGCCGGAACAGGCGCGCGGCGGGTTCGCCGAGTTGCTCGTACGACCAGGAGAAGACCGTCCGGACGTCGCTGCTGGTGTCGCCGGCGTTCAGTGCGGGCAGCCGGTGCTGGACGTCGCCGAGCCGGTCGACCATGTCGGCGATGCGCAGCGCGGGGTTCATGGCGAGGCGGGCGGCGGCGACGCCGAGGGCGAGGGGCAGCCGGGCGCAGGTCCCGATCAGTTCGGCGACCGCGTCCGGTTCGGCGGCGACGGTCTCGGCGCCGAGCCGGCGGGTGAGCAGTTCGGTCGCCTCGGGGACGGTGAGCACGTCCAGGGTGAGGGGTTGGGCGCCTTCGACGGCGACCAGGCTGGTGAGCGCGGAGCGGCTGGTGACCAGGACCAGGCAGCCGGTGCTGCCGGGCAGCAGGGGGCGTACCTGTTCGGCGTCGCGGGCGTTGTCCAGGACGACGAGCAGTCGGCGGCCGGCCACCAGGCTGCGGTAGAGCGCGGTCTGGGCCTCCAGGGTCGCGGGGACGCGTCCGGGCGCGGTGCCGAGGGCGTCGAGGAAGCCGCGGACGGCCTGTTCGGCGGGCATCGGCTGCCCGGTGGGGTCGAAGCCGCGGAGGTTCACGTACAGCTGGCCGTCGGGGAAGCGGTCGGCGACCTGGTGGGCCCAGTGCAGGGCGAGGGTGGTCTTGCCGACGCCCGCGGTGCCGGAGATGGTGGTGATCCCGGCCGCGCCGGGATCACCCGCTTCGGCGACGCATCCGGCGAGCTGCTTGAGTTCGGGGGCGCGGCCGGCGAAGAAACGGGTGACCATCGGCAGTTGGCGCGGCACCGGCGCGTCCGGTCGGACCGGCGCGGGCGGTGGGGCCGGTGGGGCCGGGACCGGGGCCGGGGGCGCCGCGGGAAGCCGGTCGGCGGCCGCGGCGAGGGCCTCGACGGTGGAGTCCAGGATCCGCTGGTGCAGTTGCTGGAGGGCGGGCGAGGGTTCGATGCCGAGTTCGGTGGCGAGTTCGCGGCGCAGGTCGCGGTAGACCTCCAGCGCGTCGGCCTGGCGCCCGGCGCCGTACAGCGCCCGCATCAGCTGGCCGTGCAGCACCTCGACCCAGGGGTGCTCGCGGACGACCGGACCGAGTTCGGCGATCGCCGTGCTGTATTCGCCGAGCCGCAGCCGCGCCTCGGCCAGCCCTTCCACGGCCTGCAGCCGGGCCTCGCGCAGCCGGCCGACGCCGGCGGTCTCCGCGCCGGAGCCGGGCAGGTCGCCGAGCGGTTCGCCGCGCCAGAGCGCGAGCGCGTCGGAGAGGCTCTCGGCGGCGTCGGCCCAGCGGCCTTCGGCCCGCGCCTGCCGGCCCAGCCGGCAGTGCTCGGTGAACTCGTCGAGGTCGAGCCGGCCCGGTGGCACGGCGATGAGGTAGCCGTCGTGGACCCGCTGGACGAGCTCGGGGTCGGCCCCGGCCGCGCCGAGGGTGCGGCGCAGCCGCATCACGTGGTTGTGCAGTGACGCCGTGGCGGTGGCGGGCGGGCTGCCGCCCCACAGCGCGGCGACCAGGTGGTGCGCGGGCACCGGGCGGTTGGCGTTCAGCAGCAGGGTGGCCAGCAGGCCCCGGGCCATGGGCGCGCGGAGCGGGACCGGCACTCCGTCGCGGGAGACCGCGACCGTTCCGAGTATCGCGAACCTCATCCCCGCTCCCCCACCGTAGTTCCCCTGGTCAGCGGCATCGTATCGGCACGGTGGCGCGCACATGACCGGGCGGCGGCTCCCGGCCGGGGACGGTCGACGCGGGGTGGCGACGGCCCGGGGCGCGGGCCACCGCCGCGAGCGGGGCTCGGCGGCCGACGCGTCCGGTCGGTCGGTCGGTCGATTGGTCGGTTGGTCGGTCGGGGTGTCGATGGCGCCCCCGCGTCCTACGCGTCGCCGTTGCGGCCGGCGAGGGTCCAGATGGTGTCGGCCCGACCGCCCCGGCCCCAGGTGTCACGCCGGTCCCCGCTGTCGCTCCGCACGCCCTACCCCCACCGCACTTGATGACCACCACATGCCAAAGGCCCTGTCGGTGTCCAGAATCCCCGAGCGGTGATCACGGGACTATCCGCTTCGCGAACGGGTCACCGCACATTTGTGGATAGCCGGCGACGCCCGACGGGTGGTAGGCCCCGGCGGGAACCCGTCACCTCTCCGCCGGTGGCTGCTGCTTCCGGTGGCGCAGCACCAGACCGGCGATGCCTCCGGCGGCCATCACCAGGGCGAACGCGATCTTCAGCCAGGCCCGGGGCCCGGACCCGAAGACGCCGTCGAAGAAGTACCAGACGGGTGCCACGACCAGGAAGACCCGGGACGCGACGGAGAAGGCCCGGGAGTCGGGTTGGCGATTGGTCATACCGATCCGTTCAGGTGTGCGGCCACCGCCGTCCGGGCCCGGGGGCCGCGGAAGCCGCCGCGGAGCGGGGCGAGGGCGGTGACCACCGCGCGGACCCAGGCGGGGTCGCCCAGGCGTTCGGGGCGGGCGGAAGCGACGGTCTGGGCCAGCAGCTCCGAGGCGAGGCCGACGGAGTAGCGGCTGTAGCGGCGGGCGTGATGGGAGAAGTCGGCGCCCCAGTACTCGTACGGGTGCCGGAGGGTGGCGCCCACCCCGGCCGGTCCGCCACCGAACCGGCTGAAGCCGTTGAGGTTGAGGGCGAGGTCGGCGAGGACCGCCAGGGTACGGGAGTTGTCGAGGCGGGTCGGCTCGGCGGGCAGGTGCAGCTCCATGAAGCGGCGCCAGGGAACGACCTCCGTCCGGCCGCCGCCCTTCCAGGCCGCGAGGC from Kitasatospora terrestris includes the following:
- a CDS encoding AfsR/SARP family transcriptional regulator, which translates into the protein MRFAILGTVAVSRDGVPVPLRAPMARGLLATLLLNANRPVPAHHLVAALWGGSPPATATASLHNHVMRLRRTLGAAGADPELVQRVHDGYLIAVPPGRLDLDEFTEHCRLGRQARAEGRWADAAESLSDALALWRGEPLGDLPGSGAETAGVGRLREARLQAVEGLAEARLRLGEYSTAIAELGPVVREHPWVEVLHGQLMRALYGAGRQADALEVYRDLRRELATELGIEPSPALQQLHQRILDSTVEALAAAADRLPAAPPAPVPAPPAPPPAPVRPDAPVPRQLPMVTRFFAGRAPELKQLAGCVAEAGDPGAAGITTISGTAGVGKTTLALHWAHQVADRFPDGQLYVNLRGFDPTGQPMPAEQAVRGFLDALGTAPGRVPATLEAQTALYRSLVAGRRLLVVLDNARDAEQVRPLLPGSTGCLVLVTSRSALTSLVAVEGAQPLTLDVLTVPEATELLTRRLGAETVAAEPDAVAELIGTCARLPLALGVAAARLAMNPALRIADMVDRLGDVQHRLPALNAGDTSSDVRTVFSWSYEQLGEPAARLFRLLSVHPGPDVSETAAARIADLSTGRARTALEELATAHLLAEHAPRRHHFHDLLRAYAGDLARELDDEDRRRAATERMLDHYLHTAYAAERLLSPARDPITLTAPRPGAAPDRIDTVDRAMAWYDAERRVLLALGPAAAAAGFDTHAWQLPWAVLTYLSRRGLRHDLRAGQLGALEATRRLGDPRAEALVHRHLGQACRGLGDLDAAHTHLHRALALERELHNPSGQAAVLHSLALWHEQRAEHAEALHHAQHALDLHRTAGHLPGQARLLNAVGWYQTLLGNHRQAIADCREALALLRESGDRYSEACTLASLGHAHWQTGDAQPALTHYREALALHRELGARPQEALALAELGDIHHATGDHRSATDHWRAALVIHAELDHPDADRLRTKLAALRHHPAG